The nucleotide sequence tgacCCTCGGCAAAGAATTTCAtcggccgtggctgaggccaccactggaccgtggctgagtttcatgggccggtctgtacagaaaactcgattgcgccgaagaaattttggcgcattttttacttgttttctctcatGGTAGAATTAAAGTTGAAGTTGATTACACGGAATGCTGAAGGACTGAAACGATGCCTCACCAGCCTTATTATTACTGCCACTAGTATTGCAATGTATCttcatattccatttatttttctgcttttattttgcaCTGCGTACGAATGTAtgttacgcatatatatatatatatatatatatatatatatatatatatatatatataatatatatatatagtataaatatgacCCACGGATGTAAAATTATATTactcatataaattatacattgtAAATATGCAATCACGCATGCAAGTACTTATGAACACATGCATTTACGCCAATGTCAGTCTGCAAGCACGTCTTCAAGAGACAGAAATCGTACGTACGAggcgcccccccacccccacccctgctCCCTGCAGTAAGGAGCCATTTACGAACGCAGGCATCAATCCCCATCGCGCATAATAAAGTCAGGAGCAGCTAGATTATCTGGCAACAATTTTTCaggcctccccctcctcctcctatctctcctccccctccccctccccgactCCCTTATTGGCAGAATAAAACGAATATCTTATAACTCGGTTTGACGTGGCCGTCTTATTTATGGGTCGTTTATTCCCTCCGCCGGTCGAACGTGTCCTAAGTATTTTTGACAGCGTGATTTACAAGTTGAATTTCGGGAGATATTTCCAtgctgcaacacacacacacacgtatatacatatatatatatatatatatatatatatatatatatatatatatatatatatatatatatatatatgtatatatatatatattatatatatatgtagatatataaatctatatatatatacatatatatatatatatatatatatatatatatatatatatatatatatatatttatatatactttttgtgcGTGTTTTCCACGAATAATTCAAGAGGCTCCGTTTTTGCTTAACATGTCGTATTAGGTTTAAAAGAACTTTTGATATTCAAAAgtccttttcatattcatttttactcatgAGTCATGTGCCCGGTCATAAAACTTAATATAAGTTTTTTGGAGTTCGAGATGCGCATATACTTACAGAGTTTGAAGCGAAATGATGAAGAGCAATGGAAAAATCTCGTGTCTAAATAAGCAATTAATGGCAAGATgccaataaaaatgaaacaaaattacgtAAAGATACTGGGATACCAAGTTGGGAAATGCATATCAAAACGAAGTTGCGTCTGAATATGTTCAAGTTGATGCGAGTAAgttttatcctatatatatatatatatatatatatatatatatatatatatatatatatatatatatatatatatatatatatatatatatatatatatatattacataggataaaaaaattactcacaTCAACTTGAACATATTCAGACGCAACTTCATTTTTGGTATGCATTTCTAACTTGGTATCCCAGTATTTTTacgtaattttgtttcatttttttgggCATCTTGCCATTAATTGCTTATTTAGACACGAGATAATTCCATTGTACTTCATCATGTCGCCTCAAACTCTGTAAGTATATGAGCATCTCAATTCCCAaaagaactgatatatatatatatatatatatatatatatatatatatatatatatatatatatatatatatatatatatatatatatatatatatatatatatatatatatatatatatatatatatatatagagagagagagagagagtataattacAGGTACAGTTGCTTGTATGTATCATATAAGTTGAAACTGCTCCTGGAAGGAACAAATTTCATCCACGAGATAACAAGTGTTTGCCAAGGGAAGGAAAATATATCTTGTAAATGCCTGTCAAAGAGATTCGTTAAATTAGGAGGCATGCTTTTTCATCTCCCATTTTTTTTCCCGTtccccatttttcttattttcccgaGACATCAAAGCCAACAGTTCACTAATTAAAGACACTCTAACGTTTGGCCGGATTGACTTTCATTGATATTTACCGCCTGAGGTTGATCCGAGTGGAGTTTCCTTCGAGATTTTCCAGTTTGTTCGTGTCCGACTTAACCGTGGTGTCTTGTGCGCGGCCGCGgaggttttctgttattttagaCTAGAAGCAGGATAATTCCTAGGAGTGTCAGAGGATATTGCAATATTACATCGGTTCGGTGAGAACGTAGACTTCGTCGTTACCGTAGACGTTTGAACATCACTTTTTCATACTCAATTTAGCTTTGCCGGATTAAGATAGCTCGTATTCACTTGATATATTCAACGTTAAATATCATGTCATTTGAAATGACCCCGGGTTCTCTCGTGTCCACGCAcctattcatgagagagagagagagagagagagagagagagagagagagagagagagagagagagagattcgtttgaCTTGCAACCTTTGGTCGAACTACAGAGCGAGTtggtttgtttgttattgtttctgCCACAATCAATTCCTGGTGAGTCAgctggtggagggggaggaggggtatcctctcctccccctccacctctctttccccttccccttccccttctccatcctcttccccttccactcctcctcccctcctccctccaacGGTGAAGTTTCGAcctgtcctccccttcccctctttctccccttccctcttccccttctccttcctctcctcctcccccaccggTGAAGTTTTGAcctgtcctccccctcccccttccgcttcttctcctcctccccctcctccccaacgGTAAAAGTTTCGACCTgtcccctccttcctctccttccctccttcccccctccccttccccttcccttcccctcctccccccaccggTGAAGTTTCGACctgtcttcccccttccctccttctcccttccccttccccttcccattcccattccccttccccttcgtAGTCCCTCTACCGGTGAAGTTTCGACCTGGGAATCATTTTCCGGCCTTTGTGAGTCCCAAAAGCAGAGATTTAAAGGGACAGCGACGCGTTTCATTTTAGGGTTTGTGTTATTCTATGCTGGAACTTAAGTACAGTTTAGTGGCCGAGTCAGATTTAGTGGTTAAGGTCGTTTTATTGTTCCGCATTGAGGTACAGAATGGTGATCTGTTTCAGAGAAGAGTTCAATGACCGAGTACGGCCACGGTTACAACTTAGTGTTACAATTTATTCTATAAATTTATTCTACAGCTTATTGTTACAGTTTACTCCATGaatttattctgtaaatttaTTCCGCAGCTCGTTACAATTTATTCAGTACAGTTATTCTACAGCTTATTGTTACAGTTTATTCTATAAATTTATTCTACAGCTTATGGTTATAgtttattctataaaaaattattctgcaGCTTATTGTTGCAGTTCATTCTACAAACTGATTCTACAGCTTACTGTTACAACTTATTCTATAAGTTACATAGTTTATAGAATAGAttacattatttatgtaatttatgatcATGTTAAATATCAGTGTGTTATGCGAAACTAGACGAATTATCTATGTCTTCTGTTTAAATTCATGCATATTCTTCATAGGAATGTGTTTATGCGGAATGGGTAATACACTCCTCAAGTTAACCTTAAACACGTGAAATTAATTTGTCTTCTGACGCCACAGTATGTCTCTGGTGGTAATGTCAAATAGGTGTTTTGAACAAGCTTCGCTTCTCCCAAAATCATCGCAAGGCTTAGGAGTATTCCCATGACGTCCGGAATCCTAATGTACCTtggatttcattactttttttaagCTTCAATCATGGGATTAATTCTCAGAATTAGCTTCAAGTAAAATGCTATTGATTCCATCAGCAACCACGGCCTTGTCATTTTAAATATTGCGAGAACTATTCAATGTTAAATGCCATACTGGTTAAAATCGATTATTTCTAGTGACAGGTTGGCTTTGAAGTAGGATTTTCTGAAGACAAAATGGACGTGTTTATGTGTTTGAAACAGGATTTTCTGAAGcagtatttgccttttttttttatctttcttatttcttacCGTAGTGTGGTACCTCTTACAGTGCTCCTTGTGAGACACACTGTAGGCAGTCTTTTGTTTCTAATCTGTTCCCTCTCAATTTCTTTAAGTTTACTTTCGCCGTAGTTTAAAAAATCTCGTCTAACAGCAAATCATTCGGGCGAGTCTCGGGCATTCGTACGCGTCCTGTCTGAATCTAAAAAATGTGACTCGGTAGTCTAATTATATtcccttacaataataatatttactgacCTTTTAACTTTATACAGTGAATATTACGTCTTTCATTGAAAGACTCACTGAAGTAGCTGAGGCTTTATGGGGACACAGCAGTGAAGTGCAGCATCTCTTCACTGGGAATTTTGTTGTCGAATGTCAAAGTAGATTGTACTTTTTTACAGTACGATTCAGCTGGATATTCATAAGTTTTGCATTTACTCAAAGTATTCATCAATTTTGTTTGCCTTtgagtacatttttatttttaagtacatttttatctgtgtaaatttctaacttaaaattattttcttcaagtaaaatttttatcttcaagtaaaatttttatttttaagccaaatttttatcttcaagtaaatttttaactcatttttatcatcaagtaaaaatttttatcttcaattaaaatttttattttgaagtaaattttcaTCTTTGCGTAAATTTTTGCCTTAAAGTAATTATTTATCttaagtttttatctttaataaatttttttaagtatattcaaATAAACCCCACTCTGttgccacacatacacacaacacacacatatagatatataaatttctgactcacatcaggatcgaacataggtctttcaattgtgtgttgattatttctatatatatatatatatatatatatatatatatatatatatatatatatatatatgtatatatgtatgtatgtatgtatatatatatatatatatatatatatatatatatatatatatatatatatatatatatataatctttctttctttaattccaTTCACCTTCATATTCTAATACtggcataaattataaataatgacgTAATCATACTGACATCAACCTACAATTCTGGACAAGCCTTGTTATGGAGCGATGCGGCGTTTGTCTTAGCAACGAGCAAACTAGAGTCGTGTTGATATTAGCAATTCCCTCATTGCAACGGGCATGTCAACACGAGAGACGTCTTATATGCAAATACCAACACTCGGCAATGAACCGACTCGTTCTTGCTGGTTCAAGGAAAGAGCTCCGGCAATTTTAATTAAAGCTTGGGAATGATTCCATAAGAGAGctctcatcatcatcgtcatcatggTGCAATCTGGCAGAATTTTAGAGGGGGTTAGAAAacaaacgcgcgcgcgctcacccacacatatgtatctatatatgtgtgtatgtatgtatatatatatatatatatatatatatatatatatatatatatatatatatatatatatatatatatatatatatatatatatatatatatatatatatatatatatatatatatatatatatatatatatatatatatatatatatatatatatatatgtgtgtgtgtgtatgtgtatatatatatatgtatatatatatacacacatatgtgtgtgtgcgtgtgtgtgtgtgttttgtgcatgtATTGTTTTAATAAAACTCACACAGTTGTGTGAATATGTTCATAAACACTTCAGTAGTATAACATATACCTTATACCCAGCTGCTAGTTTCAGagtcctcacacacacacacacacacacacacacacacacacacacacacacacacacacacacacacacacacacacacacacacaccttatttAGGTGCTGCAAcggttgaagttgaagtgggcGTCACCTTTCAATTTGGGGGAGTGGGGGGATAACGAAGTTAATCTGACCCGGCAGGCGATTCGCGCTTGGCGCACTGTGCGCAAGGAAAGTGACATGCGATACTCATAACGTAGTCCTCTAGCCGAAAACGTCCCTTTTCAAGATGCAAGGAAGTCTCTGAAGGCGTTTCAGGATACAGTTCGCATACGAGAAGTCCGAATATgtttgagtctttttttttcgtatttttatttatttatttttttatggtcatGTTGATTGCTCGAGTGATTGATTTCATGCGTCTTGGCGTTGCAACGATTGCCTTTTTTTGTAAGGTTGTTTGTTAATGCTTGGAAGTTTGTAGTTCGGATGCACATTTCTATAAGCAATTTATTTCAGGTTGAATAGCCTTTATATCCGtaaatgatatttttgtaaataaaatttacaagtgttttgaagatactcattatatatacgtatctataaatatgcatatatatatatatatatatatatatatatatatatatatatatatatatatatatgtgtgtgtgtgtgtgtgtgtgtgtgtgtgtgtgtgtgtgtgtgtgtgtgtgtgtgtacagtatatgtatatatacatatacatatatatatatatatatatatatatatatatatatatatatatatatatatatatatatatatatttatatatatatgtatacatatatattatatatatgtatgtatacatataatataatatatacatatacacatatatatgtatatatatatatgagagagacagagagatgaaaaatatatatttttctttcgacTTAATGCAGTCGATACCTTGAAAACCCGAGGAAAATCCCAAAGTTGTGCAGCCTTGTTAAATGCCAAAAATCCTCTCTTTCCCCGAAAGCGAAAAACAACAGCGATAAACTATTTCACAATTCTCCCGCTAACATTCAAGCAAAATATCTCCTTTTTCTACACATACTTTTTTTCACCCGAGAGTATCtggtttcatgttatttttttattatcagcaatTTTTCTGTTCTCGTCTTCGTTTTGTTGGTAGGTACACAGGATGGGTTCTCGTCTTGGGTTAAagggagagagttagagagagagagagagagagagggagagaaaggggaaaggcctttttgttgttttcactGTACCGAATCAAATATTTATGGGAGTCGGAGACCTTGGTCTAAAGTCGGAATACTGAGCtggcgtatctctctctctctctctctctctctctctctctctctctctctctctctctctctctctctctctctctctcgctatttctAAGATGATTGATGTCAGGTTTCAGTGT is from Macrobrachium rosenbergii isolate ZJJX-2024 chromosome 10, ASM4041242v1, whole genome shotgun sequence and encodes:
- the LOC136842357 gene encoding cilia- and flagella-associated protein 251-like gives rise to the protein MDQPVCGITTFPKGITLGEKKKKKKKKKKKKKKKKKKKKKKKKEKDKLYCLIPFIFRGPQEEEEEEEEEEEEEEEEVEEEEKMHTAESSEASPSPHQLSPSPPSHRYRPGRLLRDYEGEGEWEWEGEGEGRRREGGRQVETSPVGGGGEGKGKGRGEGGKERKEGTGRNFYRWGGGGGGEEAEGGGGGQVKTSPVGEEERKEKGKREGEKEGKGRTGRNFTVGGRRGGGVEGEEDGEGEGEGEREVEGEERIPLLPLHQLTHQELIVAETITNKPTRSVVRPKRVRKRKHDPRDGTNRLKAQIEVPSLFMLIQKPVAKNAGPGLDDAKSQGGVYFP